aacgctcttcaatgttcaattaccaatattactttcacaagccttgttcaacaatagaaatcatcacataaggcatgaacaatacaaaacggagtcacgttaatcatagtataagactcacgggcatgcttgacaccaacgtatagatactcgtcaccatgcctatacgtcgtactcaacaattaatacatagcaaataagacacgactcctaatccctcaagctaaggttagaccaaacacttacctcgatgccacgaacacaattcaagcctcaactattgtTTTACCTCTTcgttccaccaccaattcgcttgtatctagccacgagttacttaactatataaataaatgctaaatgaatcaattttaatgcatgaaaataggttttctaaagtttttctcaaaaagtcaaaaatcgaccccaggcgcacatggtcaaaatccgaggttcgaaccaaaatccaattactcattcccccacgaacccaaatatataatttgttttgaaatcgagcCTCAAATAGAtttccaaatccccaaaatttaaaaaacctatgttctacccaaaacacttaATTTTcctcatgaaaacctttgattttgagttgaaatcatgtgaaaagatgttaaagattaatgaaaacgagttagaaatgaatCGATTTAGAAGAGTGCTTgtccttgaaaaatcgcccagaggtgtttaggttttgaaaagagtttaaaaatggctgaaatgcgtctaagttatgatttagcaggttgcagatatcgcaattgcgaccagggttcgggtccgtttacccaaaatatttaccgaagtcaacctaaatttattttaaaagcaaaattcactatttttcacagattttcacataatgactAACCAGATACACTCACGGACTGCGTACgcaatcgaggtgagacaaaatggaggttttaaggtctcggaacatagaatttatttctaaaataagtgatgaccttttgagtcATCACAGATCTAATTACTCATGTAAATACCTTTTATTTTACCTTTCGTTCACGAAAGTTCATTAGAAATGACTACCTATTTTTATTAAAGTATTTAACATTGAAAAGTCTATGATACGTGGTGTCGATTAGAGTAAAACAAAGACATGAAAACCCCCTACTGAATCCCTAGTGATGCTTTTCGATACTTGAATATTATATTAGAATTATAAAAGATAAGGGTAAAACTTCTACTAATATAAAATTCTTTATactcaaagaaaaagaaagtgaaaaCCAAAAGATAATGTTGAAAATCAATTTTAAGTTACGAATGCAGTATTCACCCAAACAACCTATGCACAATTTGTAAATAACTCAATTTTAAACTGATGATTGTAAATAAGATATTGTAAATACATATTACAGTTTTCAACCATTCAATTTGTAATTGTGTTCAAGAATACACAAACGTTTAATATTATATAACTTTAAGAACAAACTATATGTTAGAAAGTTTACCTCAAATTATAAGCAAGTTGTCGATAATATCAAGAGTTTCTGATAAAgcttataaaatatgaaaattgtTTTGGTCCTAAAATTCTACAACTATGCAAAATTTGTGAATAAGTCAGTTTAAACTAATGATCATATGTCAAAATATTGTAAAAAAAATCACAATTGACAATCTTTCAAGAATGCATTTATTATTACATAACTTCAAGAAAAGATTATAAGTTAGAAAGTTTACCTCAAATTACAAGAAAATTATTGATACTTTATAAGGAATTTAAAGTATGTAAATTATTTTGGTCTTAAAATTCTAGAAATCTAAAGTGAATCCTAAACATAAACAAAGAAACgacacaaaataaaaaaattttaaACCTTCAAAAGTAATTCAACACGCGGCAGTAATTAACATTGGCAGTAAAAGAAAAACCCACACGGCAATTAAAAAAAACCTAATCTCAAACAAGGAAAGCCTAAAGAATTCTAAACCTAAACAAAAGAGAATCTGTAGCCAATAAAAAATGGAAATAAACGACAGTTTTTTTTGCCTAAAAATGTTATTAATGATTACAATTATGACTATACCTAGCGTAAAATACATTTACGAAGGGTGAAAAAGATGAAAGACATTTCGATAGAGGCTTTATGCTTTTAATATACGAGAGACATGTAATGCGCATATCGAAATGGTTCTATCGAAATGTTTGCGCTAATTCTTATGTAGAAAATATAATTATATGACTATTTGTGAAATTTACCCTTTATTTCAACTCAATTCAtgtttttttcacaattttaccCCTTTGTTAGTTAGTCCTCCTCAACTATAACTCTTCCTTCCCATGAATCCTAGTGAAAGTTATTTTAGTATATATTTGTAGCGTGGCTGATTTACCAAAACTAAAAGCGGACAAAAAGCTTAATTAGTTGACTTCAAaatcttatgtatatattattgaattttttaatttaattatagaaaattaaaaataataaaagaagaagttgGGAATTAAATAGAACCCCACATCCGGAAGTGGGAATAGTACAAGTACGTGGTTGGTTGTACGTTAGAATAAGTTGGCTTTTATAGTTTCTAAGTATGTAATAAAATCTAGTAATAAAATGGTAAAATAAAGTCAAAGAATTCATAGGTTAGGTTTTATATACTACTTAATGATGTTTTACCTTGTAGTTGTATAaggtaataaaataattaatttaaagtaCTAAATATTAGATTTTCCTACATATTAAATAAGGAAAGATCTAAATAtgcaaaaaattaattatttttagagtCTTAAATATTAGGAAAGTAATATGTTATATATTGACGTTCAACTTCCTCCAATTTTCAGTATATTCTCCGTCCTATTGGCCAGACGATTTTAATTTGATATTCTACAATTGGAATATTGCTAACTGCATCAATGAGGTTCGCTACTATTTTTGTCATGATTTGGTTAACCATTTTATGCTACGGAGGATGCCAACAAATAACACAACCTCCTTATAATGCAATAGTAGCACTAGATGGCTCGGGCAATTATACGACAATAATGGCTGCAGTCTCAGCAGCTCCAAACAACAGCGTTACATATTACTAcatcaaaataaaacaaggaaCCTACAATGAATACGTCCAAATCGAAAGCTGGAAAACGAATATCGTTTTCATCGGAGAAGGAATGGACAAAACCATAATATCCGGAGATAAAAGTTATGGTGCAGGCATCGGGACAATGTATACTGCAACTGTGGGTGCGTAAATCTATTTTCTTTATCTCAAATTATTCTCTTTAAGAGTAGATTATTCCTTGGCAATATGTGCATTGTTGATTATGTTAATTGTTTTTCACTTTTCAGGGGTGAATGGCCAAGGCTTCGTAGCCCAAGGAATCACTTTTAGGAACATAGCTGGACCTAAAATGCTACAGGCAGTAGCATTAAGAGCAGAAGCAGATTTTCTTACCTTCTATCAATGCCGTTTTGAGGGTTATCAAGATACTCTATACACAAAGTACGGTAGACAGTTTTATAGGGATTGTGATATCTTGGGCACCATAGACTTTATCTGCGGTGATGCAGCTGCAGTATTCCAAAATTGTTTGATTGAAGTACGTCAGCCTTTGCTTGGCCAATATATTACCATCTCAGCACAACAAAGAGATTTTGAGACTACGCTAACGGGGCTAGTTTTGCAAAACTGCACCTTAAAAGCAACCCCGGACTTGGAGAAAGCAGGTAATATCACTATGTATTTAGGTCGCCCATGGGGTAACTTCTCAAGAACTGTGATTATGCAAAGTTATATTGACCTATTGATAAATCCACGAGGATGGATAGAGTTTGAGGGAATGCCCCTAGTCCGCCCATTTTATATGGAATATAGAAATAGCGGACCAGGTACAGATACAACGGGACGTGTGAAGTGGGCAGTTGCCACCGATGATGCAAACGTCGCATCAAGTTTCACTGTTAGGAATTTCATAGGCGGTGACAAATGGATACCTCCCACAATTCCACATTATTTGGATCTCCTGTGAACTCTATGTTTTCTAGCTCATGAGTATATTTCTCACAATCTTAATAAAATTTGGAGCTTTATGATCTGTTTTCTCGTATTGTATATTTCATTGTCTCTTAACATCAGACCTTTTTCATGAGCTTTTGTCTGACTCTAATTTTTGTATCCCAAAAGAGTAAATACTGACAAACATAGTTTGACAATTTAACATTTTCGACACTATG
The Nicotiana sylvestris chromosome 11, ASM39365v2, whole genome shotgun sequence DNA segment above includes these coding regions:
- the LOC138880874 gene encoding probable pectinesterase 56: MAAVSAAPNNSVTYYYIKIKQGTYNEYVQIESWKTNIVFIGEGMDKTIISGDKSYGAGIGTMYTATVGVNGQGFVAQGITFRNIAGPKMLQAVALRAEADFLTFYQCRFEGYQDTLYTKYGRQFYRDCDILGTIDFICGDAAAVFQNCLIEVRQPLLGQYITISAQQRDFETTLTGLVLQNCTLKATPDLEKAEVEPFLFSIFARESAFPDFPANDDRSDLQDLLMYDIVALLLPPMIKPSSNGNLPVYYPNGGTNGFPNVPSGIIFHKNMLYRLI